In a genomic window of Arachnia rubra:
- a CDS encoding ethanolamine ammonia-lyase reactivating factor EutA: protein MDANTRDLLSVGIDIGTTTSQLVLSQFSVSNQARAGLVPRLDVDARTVLYQSEPRLTPLLAPDEINVGELLSMIRLEYERAGIDASQVETGAVIITGETARTKNAEAILQGLSDLAGDFVVTVAGPNLESQIAGRGSGASEWSAEHYATIVNVDVGGGSANAAVFRAGKHVASAAVMVGGRQAIVNPDTGILEHLKPGGQVVVESLGLTQLQVGKPAPVAELRKFTDAMADVVVDLVLGQSSPLWEKLALTPPMNLDGPVAAYFVSGGVGAAYYADLPCGTIQEIARYGDVGPLFAQSLRENPRWQQLRIEEPAQTLRATVLGAASQQVTLSGSTIWSQREYLPLKNLPVIEPRLAEAVPGYRDPEAVRRAVTQAVRRWDRGEAEQGNFVITLDLPEHMEYAQVIAIATGMADFASDYLPPGKPLVLVTEEDYGQVLGQTIKARSPELPVIVVDQIGLGEGDFIDIGEPLFDGRVVPVSVKTLVFYQ, encoded by the coding sequence ATGGATGCCAATACGAGGGACCTGCTCAGTGTCGGGATCGACATCGGAACCACCACCAGCCAGCTGGTGTTGTCCCAGTTCTCAGTGAGCAACCAGGCCCGCGCCGGCCTAGTCCCCCGGTTGGATGTCGATGCCCGCACGGTCCTGTACCAGAGCGAACCTCGTCTGACTCCACTGCTCGCACCCGACGAAATCAATGTGGGGGAACTGCTCAGCATGATCCGCCTCGAGTATGAACGCGCTGGCATTGACGCCTCGCAGGTGGAGACCGGGGCGGTGATCATCACGGGCGAGACAGCGCGGACCAAGAATGCGGAGGCCATCCTGCAGGGCCTGTCTGACCTGGCGGGAGACTTCGTCGTCACCGTCGCCGGCCCGAACCTCGAATCCCAGATAGCCGGCCGCGGCTCGGGAGCCAGCGAATGGTCAGCCGAGCACTACGCCACCATCGTGAACGTCGACGTCGGGGGCGGGTCGGCGAACGCCGCGGTCTTCCGCGCCGGCAAGCATGTGGCCTCCGCGGCCGTGATGGTCGGCGGCAGGCAGGCCATCGTCAACCCCGACACCGGGATCCTGGAGCATCTCAAGCCGGGGGGCCAGGTGGTCGTCGAGTCGCTGGGGCTGACGCAGCTGCAGGTCGGGAAACCGGCGCCGGTGGCCGAGCTCCGGAAGTTCACCGACGCGATGGCCGACGTCGTGGTCGACCTAGTGCTGGGCCAGTCCTCCCCGCTCTGGGAGAAGCTGGCCCTGACCCCGCCCATGAACCTGGATGGCCCGGTGGCAGCCTATTTCGTCTCCGGTGGCGTCGGCGCCGCCTACTACGCGGATCTGCCGTGCGGCACCATCCAGGAGATCGCCCGCTACGGAGACGTCGGGCCCCTGTTCGCCCAGTCGCTGCGCGAGAATCCCCGTTGGCAGCAGTTGCGCATCGAGGAACCCGCCCAGACCCTGCGCGCCACCGTGCTGGGTGCTGCCAGCCAGCAGGTGACCCTGTCCGGCTCCACCATCTGGTCGCAGCGCGAATACCTGCCGCTCAAGAACCTCCCCGTCATCGAGCCACGCCTGGCCGAGGCGGTGCCCGGCTACCGCGACCCCGAGGCGGTGCGGCGGGCCGTCACCCAGGCCGTGCGGCGCTGGGACCGGGGAGAAGCCGAGCAAGGCAATTTCGTGATCACCCTCGACCTGCCCGAGCACATGGAGTATGCGCAGGTCATCGCCATCGCCACGGGGATGGCCGACTTCGCCAGCGACTACCTGCCGCCCGGCAAGCCGTTGGTATTGGTCACGGAGGAAGACTACGGCCAGGTGCTCGGGCAGACCATCAAAGCCCGCAGCCCTGAGCTGCCGGTCATCGTCGTCGACCAAATTGGTCTCGGTGAAGGTGATTTCATCGACATCGGTGAGCCGCTTTTCGATGGCCGGGTGGTGCCGGTCTCCGTAAAGACCCTCGTTTTCTACCAGTAG
- a CDS encoding EutN/CcmL family microcompartment protein, whose amino-acid sequence MRIARVIGSAVSTIKPDSTRGSKLLILRAATPGNELYGDPFVAVDIVGAGAGEVVLVAEGSAARRAVENDDAPVDAAIMAILDSLEVDGDITFRKH is encoded by the coding sequence ATGCGGATTGCGCGCGTCATCGGCTCTGCCGTCTCGACCATCAAGCCGGACAGCACCCGGGGTTCCAAGCTCCTGATCCTCAGGGCAGCCACCCCGGGCAACGAGCTCTACGGCGATCCGTTCGTGGCGGTGGACATCGTCGGCGCGGGTGCGGGTGAGGTCGTTCTGGTCGCCGAGGGAAGCGCTGCACGGCGCGCCGTCGAGAACGACGATGCGCCAGTGGATGCGGCGATCATGGCCATCCTCGATTCTCTTGAGGTTGATGGGGACATCACCTTCAGGAAGCATTGA
- a CDS encoding ethanolamine utilization protein EutH produces MGINEIIVWILMICMVLGAIDRIIGNKFGLGKEFEEGFNAMGPLALAMLGIMCLAPILGKLLTPVVGPVYSLLGADPAMFAGTLLACDMGGWPLAQEMTTNTQAAQLSGLILGSMMGATVVFTIPVALGIIDKEDRGYLAKGILAGICCIPIGVLAAGLAAGFPIGLVLVNLIPIVLAALLIAFGLWRFPDAMTKGFEWFGKFLVALITLGLMIAVFEYTTKVHIMPEGWELGHRMTTLEDGSQMLLIEKNVIDIAKIAMMLLGAFPAVYLIVKLASKPLGSLGKLIGINDSAAGGMIATLANNIPMFQIMKDMDPRGKVLNAAFAVGAAFAFGDHLGYVAGVARDMIAPMIVGKLVAGICAIGLALLVFGKSLPKSDGKPVAHTESETAAEGA; encoded by the coding sequence GTGGGCATAAATGAGATCATCGTTTGGATCCTGATGATTTGCATGGTTCTCGGCGCCATAGACCGGATCATCGGGAACAAATTCGGTCTGGGCAAGGAGTTCGAGGAAGGCTTCAACGCCATGGGCCCGCTGGCTCTGGCGATGCTGGGAATCATGTGCCTGGCACCCATCCTCGGCAAGCTGCTGACCCCGGTCGTCGGCCCGGTCTACTCGCTTCTCGGAGCAGACCCGGCGATGTTCGCCGGCACACTCCTCGCCTGTGACATGGGTGGCTGGCCCCTGGCCCAGGAGATGACTACCAACACACAGGCCGCCCAGCTGTCCGGCCTGATTCTCGGGTCCATGATGGGCGCGACGGTGGTCTTCACCATCCCGGTAGCACTGGGAATCATCGACAAGGAAGACCGCGGTTACCTCGCGAAGGGCATCCTGGCCGGCATCTGCTGTATCCCGATCGGCGTCCTGGCCGCTGGCCTGGCCGCCGGCTTCCCCATCGGCCTGGTTCTGGTCAACCTGATCCCCATCGTGCTCGCCGCCCTGCTGATCGCCTTCGGGCTGTGGCGGTTCCCCGACGCAATGACCAAGGGGTTCGAGTGGTTCGGCAAGTTCCTGGTAGCTCTGATCACCCTGGGCCTGATGATCGCTGTCTTCGAGTACACGACCAAGGTCCACATCATGCCCGAGGGCTGGGAACTCGGCCACCGGATGACGACGCTTGAAGACGGCAGCCAGATGCTGCTGATTGAGAAGAACGTCATCGACATCGCCAAGATCGCCATGATGCTGCTGGGCGCCTTCCCGGCCGTGTACCTCATCGTCAAGCTGGCCAGCAAGCCGCTGGGCTCTCTGGGCAAGCTGATCGGCATCAATGACTCCGCTGCCGGCGGCATGATTGCCACCCTGGCCAACAACATCCCGATGTTCCAGATCATGAAGGACATGGACCCCCGCGGCAAGGTGCTCAACGCCGCCTTCGCGGTCGGCGCGGCCTTCGCCTTCGGCGATCACCTGGGATATGTCGCAGGTGTGGCCCGCGACATGATCGCACCGATGATCGTCGGCAAGCTGGTCGCCGGCATCTGCGCTATCGGCCTGGCCCTGCTGGTGTTCGGCAAGTCGCTTCCCAAGAGTGACGGAAAACCGGTGGCGCACACCGAGTCCGAGACGGCCGCCGAGGGGGCCTGA
- a CDS encoding aminotransferase-like domain-containing protein, protein MVRTALPIQQRLVLDPEVTPVSRRIVVAVMRGIEEGKLADGDPLPSSRRFAEGHGVSRSCVVEAYETLGGLGLVSSSQGSGTRISKGARELLQDRPVAAGMRSGKKPRQLAGTVNLTVPGGADNSVINLRDWNRAWREATNPFEAQNGISALGEALSDHLRSFRGMVLDPGQIIFRPCIGSVLADIVHGLELRGCGVAIEDPGYPRVQRHLINEGCRVHCIPVDEEGLRIDMLTGADKVVHVTPARQWPTGVAMSARRRRELLEWSARTGGVIIENDLDAEFTYGHAPQPTLFSMAEGSARVVYVGSSSKLITPELGLVWLIVDEGFRKRAADVAVVSDFSARALAHYMASGAMYRHRNRALALFGERRAALLAALDKSVPDVQIFGDPSGTELVLRLPEKVNELVVQMRLEDAGYQVSTLGDFAMRDHPPALLLQYGDLAPVQARDFAESLRAVLAS, encoded by the coding sequence ATGGTACGGACCGCTCTCCCCATCCAGCAGCGCCTGGTCCTCGATCCGGAGGTCACGCCGGTCTCTCGCCGTATCGTCGTGGCGGTCATGCGGGGGATCGAGGAGGGCAAGTTGGCCGACGGTGATCCGTTACCCTCCTCCAGGAGATTCGCCGAGGGCCATGGTGTTTCGCGCTCCTGCGTCGTTGAGGCCTACGAGACCCTGGGTGGGCTGGGGCTCGTCTCCTCCTCGCAGGGCAGCGGCACCCGCATCAGCAAGGGTGCCCGGGAGCTTCTCCAGGACCGTCCGGTCGCGGCCGGGATGCGGTCCGGCAAGAAACCGCGGCAGCTCGCCGGGACGGTCAACCTGACCGTGCCTGGGGGTGCGGACAATTCTGTGATCAACCTGCGGGACTGGAACCGGGCCTGGCGGGAGGCCACCAACCCGTTCGAGGCCCAGAACGGCATCAGTGCCCTGGGCGAGGCGCTGAGCGACCACCTGCGCTCCTTCCGTGGCATGGTGCTCGACCCCGGGCAGATCATCTTCCGCCCATGCATCGGGAGCGTCCTCGCGGACATCGTCCACGGCCTGGAGCTGCGCGGCTGCGGGGTTGCGATCGAGGACCCCGGCTATCCCCGGGTGCAGCGGCATCTGATCAACGAGGGCTGCCGGGTCCACTGCATCCCAGTGGACGAGGAGGGCCTACGGATCGACATGCTGACCGGGGCCGACAAGGTGGTGCATGTCACCCCGGCGCGGCAGTGGCCCACTGGCGTCGCGATGAGTGCCCGGCGCCGGCGTGAGCTGCTGGAGTGGTCGGCGCGCACAGGCGGGGTCATCATCGAGAACGACCTCGACGCGGAGTTCACCTACGGGCATGCGCCGCAGCCGACCCTGTTCTCCATGGCAGAGGGGAGTGCGCGCGTGGTCTATGTCGGCTCCTCCTCAAAGCTCATCACCCCAGAGCTCGGGCTGGTGTGGCTGATCGTCGATGAGGGGTTCCGCAAGAGGGCCGCCGACGTGGCGGTCGTCTCGGACTTCTCGGCCCGGGCATTGGCCCATTACATGGCCTCCGGCGCCATGTACCGGCACCGCAACAGGGCCCTGGCGCTGTTCGGTGAGCGCCGGGCCGCGCTCCTGGCCGCGCTCGACAAATCGGTGCCCGACGTGCAGATCTTTGGCGACCCGAGCGGCACGGAGCTGGTGCTGCGGCTGCCTGAGAAGGTCAATGAGCTGGTGGTCCAGATGCGCCTGGAGGACGCCGGATACCAGGTGTCGACGCTGGGGGACTTCGCGATGCGCGACCATCCCCCCGCGTTGCTGCTGCAATACGGGGATCTTGCCCCGGTGCAGGCCCGCGACTTCGCCGAGAGCCTGCGTGCGGTGCTCGCTTCGTGA
- the ypfJ gene encoding KPN_02809 family neutral zinc metallopeptidase, protein MDYRDSVDLSDSHIQRGSGGGGRGGRMALGGGVGGVVLMLLVVFVGPSLGINVSDLLGSGGSQNTQGAAGQGDSLEHCRQKDVNVNTNRECRWALYDKVVQDYWSKAKSNYSYGTMKLFSGTTSTACGVGQTEMGPFYCSGDSTVYIDDSYVGQLLKQLGASGGDAAELYIVAHEYGHHIQNLDGTMRSVRRGTGADSQQVRLELQADCYSGVVFNQIMKDSSSPIKTVSKDDLLRIADAARSVGDDHIQKQQGGFVNPESWTHGSSEQRQRWLSTGFDSGDPASCNTFDTQDL, encoded by the coding sequence ATGGACTATCGCGACAGTGTGGATCTGTCCGACTCGCATATCCAGCGCGGGTCAGGCGGTGGCGGGCGAGGCGGTCGGATGGCCCTTGGCGGCGGTGTGGGCGGCGTCGTGCTGATGCTCCTGGTCGTGTTCGTCGGGCCGAGCTTGGGAATCAACGTCTCCGATCTGCTCGGTTCCGGCGGCTCCCAGAACACCCAGGGGGCGGCGGGGCAGGGCGACAGTCTTGAGCATTGCAGGCAGAAGGACGTCAACGTCAACACCAACCGCGAGTGTCGCTGGGCGCTCTACGACAAGGTGGTCCAGGATTACTGGTCAAAGGCCAAGTCCAACTACAGCTACGGGACGATGAAGCTCTTCTCCGGCACGACCAGCACCGCCTGCGGTGTCGGGCAGACGGAGATGGGACCGTTCTACTGCTCCGGTGACTCGACGGTCTACATCGACGACTCGTACGTCGGGCAGCTTCTCAAACAGCTGGGCGCCTCGGGTGGGGACGCCGCGGAACTCTACATCGTCGCCCATGAGTACGGGCATCACATCCAGAACCTCGACGGGACGATGCGTTCCGTCAGGCGTGGCACCGGAGCCGATTCGCAGCAGGTACGTCTTGAGCTCCAGGCCGACTGCTACTCCGGTGTGGTGTTCAACCAGATCATGAAGGACTCCAGCTCACCCATCAAGACGGTCAGCAAAGATGATCTGCTCCGTATCGCGGATGCGGCCCGTTCCGTCGGCGACGACCACATCCAGAAACAGCAGGGCGGCTTCGTGAACCCGGAGTCGTGGACCCACGGCAGCTCCGAGCAGCGGCAACGCTGGCTGAGCACCGGGTTTGACAGCGGTGACCCCGCCTCTTGTAACACCTTCGACACCCAGGACCTGTGA
- a CDS encoding acetyl-CoA hydrolase/transferase family protein: MRIVAPERLAAELPELPATPRIITQGSFGTPRALLGLLDEAIPEYRLFIVNGLGRLPDREGVRIETTFVGSGLRGNPRVDYYPARLSATPQLFHGALPPDVVAVQVSRVVDGKVSLGIEVQVLPGAIEAARERGALLVAQINENMPFIHGDGVLSTDDIDLAIEAAEPVPVAPKVRIDDESLAVGEQLAAMVPDGATLQLGIGALPEAVTRALRNGRGLRVWTELMADGFYGLLQAGALDENQPITATFAYGSEELYAWADDNPRLRLLRCETTNNPGNIAAQPAVTSINTALQADLFGAVNATRVNDRIISGTGGQADFIVGALHSPGGQAIIALKSWHPKADRSTIVPKLTEPTTSLQPAWIVTEQGRARIFGASQRDQALGLIEAAHPRARESLRAEAERMGLLG, from the coding sequence TTGAGAATCGTCGCCCCGGAGCGGCTGGCTGCTGAACTCCCCGAACTTCCCGCGACCCCCCGCATCATCACCCAGGGCAGCTTCGGCACCCCCCGCGCCCTGCTCGGGTTGCTAGACGAGGCCATCCCCGAGTACCGGCTGTTCATCGTCAACGGGCTCGGCAGGCTGCCGGACCGCGAGGGGGTGCGTATCGAGACCACCTTCGTGGGCTCCGGGCTGCGTGGCAATCCCCGTGTCGACTACTACCCGGCCCGCCTGTCCGCCACCCCCCAGCTGTTCCATGGCGCACTGCCCCCGGACGTTGTCGCGGTGCAGGTGTCGCGGGTCGTGGACGGGAAGGTCAGCCTCGGCATCGAGGTGCAGGTGCTGCCCGGTGCGATCGAGGCTGCCAGGGAACGCGGCGCCCTCCTGGTCGCCCAGATCAACGAGAACATGCCGTTCATCCACGGCGATGGGGTGCTGTCGACCGACGACATCGACCTGGCCATCGAGGCCGCGGAACCGGTACCGGTGGCGCCTAAGGTCCGGATTGACGACGAGTCGCTGGCGGTTGGGGAGCAGCTGGCGGCGATGGTGCCCGACGGCGCCACGCTCCAGCTCGGTATCGGTGCCCTGCCGGAGGCGGTGACGAGGGCGCTGCGCAACGGCCGGGGGCTGCGGGTGTGGACCGAGCTGATGGCCGATGGGTTCTATGGGCTGCTGCAGGCCGGCGCCCTCGACGAGAACCAGCCCATCACCGCCACCTTCGCCTACGGATCCGAGGAGCTCTATGCCTGGGCTGACGACAACCCGAGGCTGCGGCTGCTGCGCTGTGAGACCACGAACAACCCTGGCAACATCGCTGCCCAGCCGGCCGTGACCAGCATCAACACCGCCCTGCAGGCGGATCTTTTCGGGGCTGTCAACGCCACCCGCGTCAACGACCGCATCATCTCCGGCACCGGCGGGCAGGCGGACTTCATCGTCGGGGCCCTGCACTCCCCGGGCGGGCAGGCCATCATCGCGTTGAAGTCGTGGCATCCAAAGGCCGACCGCTCCACCATCGTGCCGAAGCTCACAGAGCCCACCACGTCGCTGCAGCCGGCGTGGATCGTCACGGAGCAGGGCCGGGCACGCATCTTCGGGGCCTCGCAGCGCGACCAGGCACTCGGGCTCATCGAGGCCGCGCATCCCAGGGCCCGCGAGTCGCTGCGTGCCGAGGCGGAGCGGATGGGCCTGCTCGGATAA
- the msrA gene encoding peptide-methionine (S)-S-oxide reductase MsrA, whose translation MEIDVLGWLSSRKNPQPVAAGDALPGRSTPVLDPIPQHAVLGLRLDEVPAGCEVAHFAMGCYWGEERLFWTTGGVVNTAVGFMGGFTPNPTYRETCTGRTGHTETVQVVFDPSRVSYEDLLRIFWENHDPTQGFRQGNDIGTQYRSAIFPASLEQHTAAVASRDAFQARMTEAGFGEITTEITGDATFYYAEEEHQQYLHKNPGGYCPHHATGVRCGER comes from the coding sequence ATGGAGATCGACGTCCTTGGGTGGCTGAGCAGCCGCAAGAACCCCCAGCCTGTGGCAGCCGGCGACGCCCTTCCCGGACGCAGCACCCCGGTCCTCGACCCCATCCCTCAGCATGCCGTGCTCGGGCTGCGCCTGGACGAGGTCCCGGCGGGCTGTGAGGTCGCACACTTCGCCATGGGCTGCTACTGGGGGGAGGAGCGGCTGTTCTGGACCACCGGCGGCGTGGTCAACACCGCGGTCGGCTTCATGGGCGGCTTCACACCGAACCCCACATATCGCGAGACCTGCACTGGGCGCACCGGCCACACGGAGACCGTGCAGGTGGTCTTCGACCCGTCGCGCGTCAGCTACGAGGACCTGCTGAGGATCTTCTGGGAGAACCACGACCCGACGCAGGGCTTCCGGCAGGGCAATGACATCGGCACCCAGTACCGCTCTGCCATCTTCCCAGCCAGCCTGGAACAGCACACGGCTGCCGTCGCTTCCCGCGATGCCTTCCAGGCCCGGATGACCGAAGCCGGGTTCGGGGAGATCACCACCGAGATCACCGGCGACGCCACCTTCTACTACGCCGAGGAGGAACACCAGCAATACCTCCACAAGAATCCGGGAGGCTACTGCCCCCATCACGCCACCGGGGTCAGGTGCGGCGAACGATGA
- a CDS encoding uracil-DNA glycosylase, translating to MARPLNELIAPDWAEALADVEPQIHTMGDFLRQEIAEGRSYLPAGDNVLRAFSRPLAGVRVLIVGQDPYPTPGHAVGLSFSVAPDVRPIPRSLQNIYQELSDDLGIAPAPHGDLTAWFEQGVLLLNRVLTVSPGKAGSHRGKGWEAVTTAAISALAERGGPLVAILWGRDAQSTRSLLGQTPIIASAHPSPLSARNGFFGSRPFSRANEALIQQGASPVNWDLNTPAG from the coding sequence ATGGCACGCCCCCTCAATGAACTCATAGCCCCCGACTGGGCCGAGGCACTGGCTGACGTCGAGCCCCAGATCCATACCATGGGTGACTTCCTGCGCCAGGAGATCGCCGAAGGACGCAGCTATCTGCCGGCAGGCGACAATGTGTTGCGCGCCTTCAGTCGCCCATTGGCCGGCGTGCGGGTGTTGATCGTCGGCCAGGACCCATATCCCACGCCAGGGCATGCGGTCGGGTTGTCGTTCTCCGTCGCACCCGATGTGCGCCCCATCCCCCGCAGCCTGCAGAACATCTACCAGGAGCTGAGCGACGACCTCGGCATCGCGCCCGCGCCTCATGGCGACCTCACGGCCTGGTTCGAACAGGGTGTCCTGCTGTTGAACCGGGTCCTGACCGTCTCGCCAGGCAAGGCGGGATCGCATCGCGGCAAGGGCTGGGAGGCCGTCACGACCGCCGCCATCAGCGCTCTCGCGGAGCGCGGCGGACCGCTGGTGGCGATCCTCTGGGGCCGCGACGCGCAGTCCACCCGTTCCCTGCTCGGCCAGACCCCGATCATCGCCAGCGCCCACCCGTCGCCCCTGTCGGCACGCAACGGCTTCTTCGGCTCACGTCCGTTCAGCCGCGCGAACGAGGCGCTCATCCAGCAGGGTGCCAGCCCGGTCAACTGGGACCTCAACACCCCCGCCGGCTAG
- the trhA gene encoding PAQR family membrane homeostasis protein TrhA: protein MRGWLHLGFAPALLVVGLVLTAFAPTLPGRIGCAVWTLSGVQLFGTSAAYHRGNWDEPVMAVFRRLDHSNIFVFIAGTYTPLTLTLLEGTSRWALLALIWGIAVVGIVFRICWLGAPRWLYTLLYVAMGWAALGWLGEFWASGGPAVVLLMLAGGLVYSLGALAYGTRRPRLNPRLFGFHEVFHACTIAAAICHGVAIGLAVF, encoded by the coding sequence ATGCGCGGCTGGCTGCACCTGGGTTTCGCGCCTGCCCTGCTGGTCGTGGGCCTAGTGCTGACGGCCTTCGCCCCGACCCTGCCCGGTCGCATCGGCTGCGCCGTGTGGACCCTCAGCGGGGTGCAGCTTTTTGGCACCTCGGCCGCCTACCACCGGGGCAACTGGGACGAGCCGGTCATGGCGGTGTTCCGCCGGCTCGACCACTCGAACATCTTCGTCTTCATAGCGGGCACCTACACCCCGCTGACCCTCACCCTGTTGGAGGGCACGTCCCGCTGGGCTCTCCTCGCGCTGATCTGGGGCATCGCGGTGGTGGGGATCGTGTTCCGCATCTGCTGGCTCGGCGCGCCGCGCTGGCTCTACACACTGCTCTATGTCGCCATGGGCTGGGCGGCCCTCGGGTGGCTGGGTGAGTTCTGGGCCTCCGGTGGGCCGGCCGTCGTGCTGCTCATGCTGGCAGGTGGTCTGGTCTATTCGCTGGGGGCTCTGGCCTACGGCACCCGCCGCCCGCGTCTCAACCCGCGCCTCTTCGGATTCCATGAGGTCTTCCACGCCTGCACGATCGCAGCCGCCATCTGTCATGGGGTCGCGATCGGGCTTGCGGTGTTCTGA
- a CDS encoding thioredoxin domain-containing protein yields MANRLADSPSDHLLQYAHQPVDWWPWGSEALAHAAELDRPVLLSIGYASCHWCHVMSHESFENPETAEFINTHFVPVKVDREQQPVLDQVFMTATQLMNEGAGGWPLTAFLTPDGRPFFTGTYFPPEPQPGRPSFRQVLQALAETWESDRQTLVAGADVVAGHLAALSAAPLADTAPEVHAAIDTIGADFDLIHAGFGTAPKFPSATVLDALLVRGDAQSLELAQRSLEAMARGGIHDQVGGGFHRYATDPGWVIPHFEKMLDDNALLLGTYIRGWRRTADHDEGLRALLERTAYGIAGFLERELRDENGAFMAGLDADSCDIRGAVFEGIHYLWTPELLFDALGDEDGDWATQVFHVTAGGTFGEGLSTLQLRGRPDLDRLAEVSARLLTERGHRFRPATDRLVVTAWNALAISSLVTGALIWNEPHWLDLALDTARYLAEAHLAGGELRHSSLAGQVNPQAATAEDHGTLADAFTVLAGATGDAAWLRRAETLCDGALELFSAEDGGFFDAEAGELFVRSRSLTDNVTPSGTSALVRALRRVGLMAERPGLLARADAAAATTWATVAENPRFAGSALEDLMVADEARRGLRPAMVVVSSGDPFDELARAAWRLAPAGSVILTAPAGTGGFGSWLEGREKRAVYVCRGDRCFDPVTDYTELKTPLWHRV; encoded by the coding sequence ATGGCTAACCGACTGGCTGACTCCCCCAGTGATCATCTCCTCCAGTACGCCCACCAGCCGGTGGACTGGTGGCCCTGGGGTTCCGAGGCCCTGGCGCATGCCGCCGAGCTGGACCGCCCAGTCCTGCTGAGCATCGGCTACGCGTCATGTCACTGGTGTCACGTGATGAGCCATGAGTCGTTCGAAAACCCAGAGACCGCGGAGTTCATCAACACGCACTTCGTCCCCGTCAAGGTGGACCGGGAGCAGCAGCCGGTGCTGGACCAGGTCTTCATGACGGCCACGCAGCTCATGAATGAAGGAGCGGGTGGCTGGCCACTGACGGCCTTCCTCACACCCGACGGCCGCCCATTCTTCACCGGCACCTATTTCCCGCCCGAGCCGCAACCGGGCCGGCCGTCGTTCCGTCAGGTGCTGCAGGCCCTTGCCGAGACGTGGGAGTCGGACCGGCAGACGCTGGTCGCGGGGGCTGACGTGGTCGCTGGCCACCTGGCTGCGCTGTCCGCCGCTCCCCTGGCCGACACGGCGCCTGAGGTGCATGCCGCCATCGACACGATCGGCGCCGACTTCGACCTGATCCACGCCGGCTTCGGCACCGCCCCGAAATTCCCGTCCGCGACGGTCCTCGACGCTCTGCTGGTGCGCGGTGACGCGCAAAGCCTGGAGCTGGCGCAGCGCAGCCTGGAGGCGATGGCGCGCGGTGGCATCCACGACCAGGTCGGCGGCGGCTTTCACCGCTACGCGACCGATCCGGGCTGGGTGATCCCCCACTTCGAGAAGATGCTGGACGACAACGCCCTGTTGCTGGGCACCTACATCCGGGGGTGGCGGCGCACAGCCGACCACGACGAGGGGCTGCGCGCCCTGCTGGAGCGCACGGCCTACGGCATCGCGGGTTTCCTGGAGCGCGAGCTGCGCGACGAGAACGGCGCTTTCATGGCAGGCCTGGACGCTGACTCCTGCGACATCCGGGGCGCCGTCTTCGAGGGCATCCACTACCTCTGGACCCCGGAGCTGCTGTTCGACGCCCTAGGCGATGAGGACGGCGACTGGGCCACCCAGGTCTTCCACGTCACCGCGGGCGGCACCTTCGGGGAGGGCCTGTCGACGCTGCAGCTGCGCGGCCGTCCTGATCTCGACCGCCTCGCCGAGGTCTCAGCGAGGCTGCTCACGGAGCGGGGGCACCGGTTCCGGCCCGCCACGGACCGCCTCGTCGTGACGGCGTGGAATGCGCTGGCGATCTCGTCGTTGGTCACAGGCGCCCTCATCTGGAATGAACCGCACTGGCTGGACCTGGCGCTGGACACCGCCCGCTACCTGGCAGAGGCCCACCTGGCTGGCGGGGAGCTGCGGCACTCCTCACTGGCAGGACAGGTCAATCCGCAGGCCGCCACGGCCGAGGACCACGGCACTCTCGCCGATGCCTTCACCGTCCTGGCCGGAGCCACGGGGGACGCTGCCTGGCTGCGTCGCGCCGAGACGCTATGCGACGGGGCGCTGGAGCTTTTCAGCGCCGAGGACGGTGGGTTCTTCGACGCGGAGGCGGGCGAGCTGTTCGTGCGTTCGCGATCCCTGACCGACAACGTCACCCCATCGGGGACGAGCGCACTCGTGCGGGCGCTACGCCGGGTGGGGCTGATGGCCGAACGCCCCGGCCTGCTGGCGCGCGCCGACGCCGCGGCCGCCACCACCTGGGCGACGGTGGCGGAGAATCCGAGGTTCGCGGGGTCGGCCCTGGAGGACCTGATGGTCGCCGACGAGGCGCGGCGAGGGCTGCGGCCTGCGATGGTCGTCGTGTCCTCAGGGGATCCCTTCGACGAGCTGGCCCGCGCGGCCTGGCGGCTAGCCCCGGCGGGGTCGGTGATCCTGACCGCCCCGGCGGGCACCGGCGGCTTCGGCTCTTGGCTGGAGGGCCGGGAGAAGCGAGCGGTGTACGTGTGCCGGGGAGATCGCTGCTTCGATCCGGTCACCGACTACACCGAGTTGAAGACCCCGCTGTGGCACCGGGTATGA